From Gossypium raimondii isolate GPD5lz chromosome 11, ASM2569854v1, whole genome shotgun sequence:
AATGctcttgatttttaaatataacttttgTGATATTggttcatttaaataaaaaattattaggaTGTTTAGAAGTTCATCTTCTTGGATATATACTATACTAAAGCAAATCCAagcataataaatttaaacaatataatTGTGGACATGGTAAGTGACATAATAATAACCACCAAAAGTGAAAAATCATAACAATTCTTCTCACCATTAGAATTTgaaacatagaaataaataagaaaataacaagcCCTCtcaagataaatttttaaagaagagagacaatttatgttttcaatGTATGAAAAATCATTGGTTATGTATTTGTCACGcacttgaatattttattactttattaataTTCCTACACTCAGTTCGAAAGATGAGTAGATATAGAGTATCACATTAGGGGACcattataaataaaactaagctCAGATGGGCCCTATTATGAAGTTATAGGGTCGATTTTAGTCAAACAAGGAGCCAGGCTTCAATACCAGGGCCGTAGTATTGAAACAAGGCCTGATGTCTTGAGATACATGGTCCATGTCTTGAGAATTGTAAACCCTAGAATCAAATTTTAGCTATGAACTTTCATGTCTCGAGATAATATGACCATGTCTTGAGACTTATCCCTCAATTTCTCGAGATGCACCCAGAAATGCATGTTTTCATAAAAATGTTCTATTTGTCTTGAGACAAGGTTGCTCTGTCTTGAGACAAAAGcccaaaaatggaaaaaaaatgatCTATCTTTCTcaagacaaaatttaaaaaatgaaaaaaagaaaaattgacaTTTCAAGTCATGCATGCCCAAAACACTCCCTAAACATGTTAGACACTAAACTAATACAATATTAGCAAGTTATATCTAATCTAgacaataacatataatatcatgcttagagacatactaaataaatatatggaattccaagtaaaatgaaaaagtcACAATTACATAAGCTTAACATCAATCcttattaattcaattgaaaagagagagaagataattgttttaaaaagaCTTAAgaatacatcaaaataaaaatgatcaaataacatgtttttctaaaataaaagttctaaAACAAGTTTAGAGACCCAAGTAGATGctataaatactaaaaagttGAAAAGTCGTTACAACTCAAATGATTTTCTTATAACTATTGGGATGATGCTTcttacaaattgaaaatatcCCCAAATGATCTATAAAATGTGCATAGAATAAAAATCATTAGGTTGagatttcttcaaattttagtGGTGCAAAACCAATTTCCAAGGTTAAAGCTAAATTGGGTGCACACTAAGAATATCTCAATTGCAACATATCATCCTCTTTTAACATGCCAAGACAAGgtatctccctaattggacttgatagaggacatattagtctttctgTTAACTTGCTCCATTTTCATTAGACAAAGGACTTGTTTggattatctactaatacaagttgtcttctCGCATTACGATCCAGCCACgtaatgcaacttaatattagttaaacgttaGATAATAAATGAGcaatatttactttcattttgttttgtgtGCAAAAGATATTGAGGAcactataaaaaatatattagtgATAATGGTGGAGTTTTATcaatcaatttgttcaaaaaattacaagtacatAGACGTAACCACTACACTAAGGGCACTAAATCCCAATATAATAACCATAGATTTATGAACCTGATTTCAATGCTTGTAATGAACAATAGGGGGTTAGGAACTCGTAATTCACTAGAATTGTAAGAGACTTGGTGGCAATCCATTATCTTTAAATCATGATGGTTACCAAGACTAAGGTGCAATGCATAGACATAAGCTAGATTATGGGTCAACTCCTATTTGATGCCTAGATCATTAGAAATGTTATTGGATTTCAAGTCAGACTTTCGCTTTGGCAATTAGGTTTGGTGACGATTGAGGAGTTGTGCACTATGGAGCAAGAAATTCACGTTCTAGTAAAGGTACGTCCTTTAGACCATGgttgattattttttgatatCTATGCTAGCcctaaatttaagttttatgggTATGTAGAAATACAATAGGCTCGATAACCCTAGATTATGAACCCAATGTCaataataatttgtaataataGGGGTTAGAAGCACGAAATTCACTAAAACTATAAGAGATGTGATGGAAATCCATTATCCTCGAATTATAATTGTTGCCAAGACTAAGGTGCAATGTATAGACATAAGCCAAATTATGGGTCAACTCTATTTGGTGCCTAGGTTATTACAAATGTTATTGGAATTCAAGGCAGACTTTGAATCCTTTGGCACATAGATTTAGTGATGTTTGAGGAGTTATGCACTACAAAGTAGGTAATAAACGTTCTAGTAAAGGTACGCCCTTCAGACCATGCTTGgttattttttccatttatgctagcccaaaatttaagtttagacggcttcttttgaaaaatttgaaaaagattgCTCAATTGCATGCCTTACTATGACTAATGGTGGGTAAATTTAATGATGTGCATATATTCAAGATAAGAAAGGTAAGAGATTGATCTCCCCAGTCTAACTTAGAGAATTCACAATTGTTTGAATTGCTATGATATTGTGGATCTTGGCTTTAAAGGCCCTTAACTCACTTGGTCTAACTTAAGCTCAATTAACCAACTTATCCAAAAAAGAATTTGACTTAGTGTTTTCTAGTCCTTTATTGTGCTTGCTATTTGAGAATGCCAAAGTTGCTCAATTTGTAAAAACCAAGACCGAACATAGGTCAATCCTATTGGAACTGACTAATAAATCTAACCACCCATACAATAGGTGTTTTAGATTTCAAAAGATGTGACTTGATCACcttgattttaatcaaattttatcaaattaatgtcTGGATAGATCTAACAAGTCACTTCCTACGACCATTTAGACTTTCACCCACATTCTTAAGCAATGGAACCACAACATGTTGGGGGATGTATTTcataaagagaataaaaactAATTGCTAGATTGAAGGAGATTGATAGTACACTTAAAATTTAGCCTAATGACTTCCTCTTACACTCTAAGCCACATTTACTAGGTAATATCAAGATATCCTCAAATAGAAGGAAGACTTATGGCTTATGAAATTCTAAGTAAATTGGCTCATTAAAGGGGAAAAATTCACGTTCAAGATGCTACTACAGTTATTGAAACATTCATATGCAAATCATAACATTGAATTCAATTTAAgtcatcaaaattttctaaatacatgCACAATAGAAGTTATTAACCAAACAGAGGCtaaattgagcatacaaacaTAGTTTAATAGATTCGAGCATGATTAAGGACcaatctaaaaattttcaaaaattagaacTAAGTATTGATACAAAAGGAACTAGTAtctatatttttaacaaatgtaTCGATACAAAAATCAATATGGATACCATTTTAGCATTATGCCATTTTGAAAACACTGTTCATTTGGTCAAGTATCAATACCTTGGTCcctagtatcgatacttttaccCAGATGgtcaaaatcataaatttagaaGTTCATTTCATGCCCAAATCTATATCTTAGCTCATAGATGCATATAGGTACACAAATAACCTGCATAAAACTCATTCAAaccattacaaacatacaaccaatatgccacaattggcACCTAAATccaacaattcaaatataaacataataCCATATTCAAAACAATCCAATATGCCCTCTAAGGCATCTCAAAACAATTAACATAGCatacctcatttatttatttataacacgttatgataataattcaatatcaacCATTCAAGCATGCATAATACCTTACCAAATTTATTCAAACCTATCATATACATACCATTCATTTACTAAGCATATTTCAAACAAGTTACTTTATCACCACATAAGCATTATAACATACATACCTaaacaatcaataaaaattaccaaataccAAGATCATTAACAAACTCATTGTTATATACAtattcacatatcatttaaaatgCTAAATTCATTCAAAGCATAACATATACAACCACATAACTctcttaggtacatgccaaatatTATATAGTTCTATTTCAAACCAACTAATCTATATCATGACATCATATTACCTGTATAATTGCATACTCAAAATTTCATCTCAAATACCAAATACACAATTCAAACCATTTACTAATTCATATGTTTTCAACAAGTATATTCTTTGTCATAATCACACCAAAAAGGGTTTCAAGCCATATCACTGTATAAGTAAACCAAAACAactcctaagtacatgccacacATAACCAAGCCTTAATATGGTCAAAAGACTACATAATCAATATCGGAATAGTGTGAGCTTTTCAACAATTCGCCTGACACGTTCTGCTAATTAACACTACAGGGAAAAAGGAAACAAGAGAGTAAGCATTACAGTTGATTAGGAAGTTCACAAGTATTAAAACCAAATAACTTACCTCAGCTATAATTATACACTACATGTTACTTAGCTTGATAAAGTTTGCCTATCATGGCAAATCACATATTAAAAAGGTGagttcaacatttatcatactatatattaattcattcatataacatttcaattcacttaATTCAACATTTCGTTAtcattcataaaataaacaatcaTTTAATCATCTCACTATCTTAATCATATCATACCACCTATTTACCCTTAATACATCCCatttcaaattatgtcaaacattatttttcatttcataatttgaattctcaatcaaattcatattaaattggATAAACTTTATTCCTATTTCATATCAATTCATCTTtatagcaaatatatatatcaattgttaatttaatgtcaattactatttcatttcataatacTAATTACGAATCATATTCCATCTCAATTTCCAAATTCATGGATTCATTGAACATAATCAATAAATGTTCACAACTCATTTCATAGTTTCATATtccatttcacatttcacttcCATTTCACGTCATTTGCCATTTCAAATATCATATATTTCgtttttaccatttattttcctattaatACTACTCGAACTTGGATGGATATACCGATCCAACCAACATACCaatttggcacccaatgcctcatcggataaattcGAAGCAAATAGTTGCGCCTAGTGCTATCAAtaagtttggcacccagtgtctAATCAGTATAACCAAAacaaattggtacctagttccTCATCGACTTGTAGTCGAAGTAActctgaactcttcctatcctatggcatgccaactatatttgactctgcctgaatagttaatagggtattcattaatcaatttattatcaatcaacatctcaattcacatatattttcgtCATCAAATCATTCATCCGTACTCATGACAACATCAACCATATCTATATGCATTCAATtagacacacacacacacacacatatagatacacttttttatatatatattcaatttagtccttatcactATCAACTAGTCTAAATCAAATCAAGTCGATCATTTCATTAAATCATTACCTCATCACATAACACATTCTATTTTAGCCCAATGTAAGGTCAATTccataattatttcaatttgcaATTCAtcgtattcaatttaattctttatctCACCCTTTTTTTATCGAAgcataaacaattaaaatttcaattaaacatcattacaattataattccaaatgcataaaaatttaacacaaatataccgtatgaacttacctggttAAGACAACAATCAAACAACTCTCAAAGgactaatcaataatttttatcatttccttattttcttcaatttggtccaattttCTATCTATTCGATAATTGAATTCAATATATCTTCCAAACATATTATGTCATCCTAttataagtatataaaattttaatttcattattcgAATGGCctctaaaattttgtattttattcaatttagtccctaaaccgaacTTATTATATCTTCCAAATTTGAACTCCAAATTTTAAACTTGCTTCAATTATGTCCATATACACCCTGCTATTATcacaatttacaaaaatttcataccaattttaatatattcaaaatttagtccctaactcaaaactaacaaaatttacttaacaaattaatcatatttcatttctatGTCCAAAATCTAccataaacattcaaaaacttcaaataacaTCAATGATAACTTTTTAAATCTTTAtcagttttgaaaatgaaggtacgagttagctggacctagttgcgatgatttcaaaaatataaaatttacgaaaaacgGGTTAGAAATAGCCTCACATGCACTTCGTCGAACCTGGGAAGTTTTAACAATGTCTTCTCATGCTTTGGTTTCCTATTTTCCATGGTGAAACGAAGAAGGTgatcattatttttatgttttaactgtactattattaatttaactttaaattaacatataaaatataacaaaactaAGTACAAGTCGTCCCACTATAATTAAATATGGCATAATTTCTATATTAAACCTTAAATATTTACTAGATAagcaatttaactaataaaaattaatagtgactaaattttatagtttttacgatttagtcctatACCTTAATTAGTCATCTAATCACTAAAAATTTTGGACTaaacttcaattcacctatataaaagctccttaaatatttagtaaaaatatccACGGACTCAATTTACCGAAATGAGAttctgatacctcattttttaaaaccacttgactttcgGTATGCACCACTTGTACCTTAACTAACTGATCAATTAATAAAACCTATTAAATCACAATTCActattatactatatttaattcataaatattaattaaatatatttatgaacTCTCTCATCAAAATTGTAGTCCTAAAATCACTGTTTTcgataccactgaaaaacgaACTGTTACAGATCACCGGTAGAGAGGGAGTTGAAGAAATTGTTAATTCATTCTCCACCAGCCTATTTACCTCGTCTAAGGTAGAAGCCTCTTAAGTGTTAACCTTTCAAACCTTCATTGGTTATCCTTATACAGACAAAGCTAGCATGGTAGCTCCCATTTCGGAGGAGAGCATGAAAGTAGTTTTCTCCTTTAATCCCTTCAAAGCGTGGTTTTGTagttggttaaaatatgtcataggtTTCTCTACTTgtcacaaatttagaatttagttcatgtacttttatttttaaaatttagtctatctacttttcacttttaaaattcaagtccgATTATTtacattgttattttaaaaaaaattgttagtgtgatattttgaaataaaaggaaatacaCTTGGGTGCAATGTAAGTAAGAAAATGATGTTGTGATGAATGTatatttaacaatgttaacagttgaagttaattttgaaatctaaaatatacattgactaaatttttataaataaaaatataaggactataTTCTAAATTTACAAAGAATAAAGAGTTATAGgatatttttgaattgaattataatctGGTTAATAGACGAAACCAatccaataataaaaaattgtatccATTGTCCAGCATGTAGATATTTGGATTATAAAACGCCATAAAGGGGCGACTCCATAAACAGAATTACATCAGTCTAACCAACATAGTAGACCTCTTCGCCCCTGGTTTTGCGGAAATTCTATTTAGGCACATTCTTTTCACTTGGTATACAAGCGACCCAAAGCATATTCTCCATTATCAATATCTTTCTTAAGGGAAAAAACTTCTTCCATCAAGAAAATGCGAAGTATTATTTTATGAACTCATAATTATCTGCCACATGTATTAACTCATATTTCACGTTTTCTAAATCTCTGTATGTAAGAAATGATGTTTGCCATGTGtgtatatgttttatgtaaCTTTGAGAAGATTATCTATGCTCTAATTGTAGGAATCAACTAAACTAAATCTCGAGTTCAATGTATATACGTGTTTCTCGAATCGAAAATATCGTGATCTTAGTAGGGTTTCTTCCCTCTCCAAAACTCTATCAAATAAATATCCTatcatttctttgttttttttattgttttacccaaattttttctttttaagtttgcatatgtatgtatatatatctcaACCCATTCCAAACCAGCAAAGAACATACAAAAACAGAACAATGGTTTCCCAAGGCAGCAATAGTGCGTCCTCGTATCCTATCAAAACCATAGTGATATTGGTCCAAGAAAACCGCTCATTCGATCACATGCTAGGCTGGTTCAAGTCCCTAAACCCTGAAATCGATGGCGTTACCGGATCCGAATCCAACCCCATTTCCACATCCGACCCGAACTCACCCATGGTCTTCTTCAAAGACAATTCCGAGTACGTAGACCCTGACCCTGCTCACTCCATCCAAGCCATTTACGAGCAAGTATTCGGCCACCCTTGGAGCTCTGACCTCCCTAACCCACCCCATGAACCCACAATGAATGGGTTCGCTCAAAACGCTGAGAGGACCGAAAAGGGAATGGCAGAGGCAGTGATGAAAGGGTTTAAACCTGATGCGGTGCCTGTTTACAAAGAGCTGGCGTCCAAGTTCGGAATATGTGACCGGTGGTTCGCGTCGGTGCCGGCTTCAACGCAACCGAACCGGATGTTTGTGCATTCAGCTACATCGTATGGACAGACGAGCAATGACGCAATAAAGCTGATCAAAGGGTTTCCTCAAAAGACAATATTCGAGTCATTGGATGAAAGTGGTTTTAGTTTTGGGATATATTATCAATACCCTCCCTCCACCTTGTTCTTCAGGTAattgttatttcatttatttttttttatttaaatagtttgCTGCTCATACACATATACATGGTGCGTGCATAAGTCTTTATCATGtggtttataattaattttaatttatttataatatataaataaatagttatatttaaaataatgaaaataagagttATTGGTTATTTTTAAGAACTAGGTTTAGGAAGTTGACAtatatttggttaaaatattctattagccttttactttttgaaaatttgagatttagtctctatattttaaaagttaaaattcaatcctctactttttcaatttaaaattctaactCCATCATTATCATTGTTGGTAATTTCCGTTAAAATTTGTTAGCTTAacatgtttcttttcttttaaccatGCACAACGTCATATGAGAACAGTCTAATCAACATGCCAAGTTGACAGATTTTGACGAAGAATACTAACAATGTTAATGATAAGATtgagtgtttttctttttaattaaaaagtaagaggacttaattttaaactttataaatatgaggactaaattttaaaaatttcaaagtacaaaaactaacatattttgacccatatatttcttttagtttttattttctaaatataattcaAGGACACTTAGTAGCTTCTTAATATGGATTGTGGagttttttatttgtatataaaataattatttattaattaattcaattattaatgaATTGCTAAGTTCGTTTTACGGGTTCAAACCTGATTATCCCATTcttatctcaaaattatataaaatatattgtatcatttaacTAACACATGTTATGTATAATAAATAGTTGACTTTTATACATACGATTACATGGTATAATGTGGATAAACATGACATAATTGTTTCATGCAATAcaatcctttcttttttttttttcatttaggtaCAAATTAGGTTATGGTAGtcgtaaattttttttatcttatagcTGTATTTctatctcatatatatatatatattatatcttattatttttgtctttaaaatgatgaaattaaaatggtgaaattaaaatcatcaaagtttatataaatgttttgaaatgggAAGATGTTTagttttgcattaaaaatttgtGGGGTGATGatggttaaatttgttttaaaaatattaattagtttgatGTGGGTAACCAACACATGAATGGGGAATAAAAGAGTGAAAAACTTTTATCACCAAATGaagtaatatgtaaaattaactataaaagagaatatatatatattaccaaaGTGAagtgaaatgtaaaattaactATAGTAAGTTTCACCCATTTAATATGTCAATAGAATTTTGctttatatcaaaattatatttttttcataatttaattcttacattttcaaatcaacattcattttattaaattcaaaactgAATTTATTACTTCTTTATATGGTATAGTGTTTGTTTTTATCTTCTATATGATTTTAATAGacacaaattttgttttattttttgcataatttatatcataaatattaatttaatgatcaataaaattcttttaatttaataatttaatttatttcatcaattatcattaatattttatttgaaaaataattaaataattaacatgtgTAATTATACAATATGTGGTTACTTTGGTATTTTCCAATAAATAGTATTTGATTTTTAGTATTTGATTTTCCAACAATATGTGTCGTATACATTGCACatgattttatatgtttaattttgtaatatatcaaataatatgattttCCGTAtgcaattaatataaaataacattatttaaaataatatttaataaacataattaaattatatcaatgattttataattcaaatattataataaaataatctctAATCACTAAGCATTTGTACAGTACAAATTTTTggcatataataaaattaatactcCTGCtggtttaattttcatatattttattttcttaattaatatattgacCATAATagcttataaataataattagtatACAGACAATAcattatattgagttatataaatgtattaattataaaattatatataatataattttattgtataaatatttaatattgaaatctaaaataatttttccttttttatttttgggtgaatgaaaataattcaataaaatttaacttttatatgttattatataaataattttataaaagttttaaacttaaaaagtaAAGGTCTTTTAACatgattattatttataagtctaataaatcttttattaaataaatttatttattgagttttatttaagcttttcaaagagattttgaaaaagaatttttaatacaattcctagaactatttataatttttttcgaCCCTTAAATTAGAGGATAATTGCACTCAAACTTATATTCTTTTGCATTAGTAACAATGTTGATGTCGGCTGTATTAAGACTCAGTTAACGATTTAAAAAAAGGTTATTTAAAATTGGAAACTTTCTCACTTAAACTGGAAATGCTCCTACCTAACACAACTTGCTTAATTAATGTCTTCTAAGCTAACATCTTATTAGCTTTTAAGGTGTCATCAAGTCAGCAAGTTAGCGTCCGGTACAGGAAAAATATGTTAGTACTTGTGTTCAAATTAGATCCTACTAAATCACATTCACACGTGAAGTGATAAaagtatttatgtttttttttttttttatctcttgtTCAATCTTCAACAATCATTATTTCCTATCtcttataaaaaaatcttaataaaaaaagtcattttgacgtttaaattcataaattctCACGTTTATATGCAAAGCAATACACCGAACTTTCAAAAATCTCATATGTAATCTGATAGAATGAAGTCGATTTTACCAGGAACCTTAGACAAATGAAGTACTTAAAAAACTTTCATCAATTTGATTTGCACTTCAAGAAACATTGTGAAGAAGGGAAGCTTCCAAACTACGTGGTCGTCGAACAACGATACTTTGACCTCTTGTCGGTGCCTGCGAACGACGATCATCCGTCCCACGATGTCTCAGAAGGACAAAAATTTGTTAAGGAAGTATACGAGGCACTACGAAGTAGCCCCCAGTGGAAAGAAATGTTGTTGGTAATCACATATGATGAACATGGTGGATTTTATGACCATGTTCCAACACCTACAACTGGGGTTCCTAGCCCTGATGATATTGTCGGTCCTGAACCTTATCATTTCAAGTTTGATAGGCTTGGTGTTAGGGTTCCTACATTTTTTGTTTCTCCATGGATTGAACCTGGAACTGGTAAGTCTAGTGAGTCTCCATTACTGTTGTCGTTTAACTTGGGTTATTTAGATCATGTGTGTATGGTAATGGAATTTGCAGTGATACATAGGCCTTTAGGCCCATATCCTACTTCAGAATTTGAGCATTCATCAATTCCTGCAACTGTCAAAAAGATTTTCAACCTGAAAGAGTTCCTAACGAAGCGTGATGCTTGGGCTGCTACTTTTGAAGGTGTTATAAACAGGAAGAACCCAAGAGTAGATTGTCCTGGTAAATAAGTCTATCACTATTTAAAGAGAAACAGGCATTTTAGAACTCATGAATTAATTACTTGGAATCTACTGTGTATTGCAGTTACATTACCCGAACCGGTGAAGATGAGACCTACTGAAGCAAAAGAGACGGCGAAATTAAGTgatttccaaaaagaattagTACAAATGGCAGCAGTGCTGAATGGAGACCATAAAAGTGACATGTATCCACACAAACTTGTGGAGAAGATGACAGTTGCAGAGGCTGCCAAGTATGTGAATGGTGCTTTCAATAAGTTCTGTGATGAATGCCAAAGGGGAGGGATCCATGAATCTGAGATTGTTGAATTAGGAAAACAAGTTGAAAGGCCAAAAGGCAGATCTTTTATTTACAAGTTTTTTAAATGTCTTGTCTGCCATGATTGAAATCTTTACAGTTT
This genomic window contains:
- the LOC105804333 gene encoding non-specific phospholipase C4 isoform X2 produces the protein MYVYISQPIPNQQRTYKNRTMVSQGSNSASSYPIKTIVILVQENRSFDHMLGWFKSLNPEIDGVTGSESNPISTSDPNSPMVFFKDNSEYVDPDPAHSIQAIYEQVFGHPWSSDLPNPPHEPTMNGFAQNAERTEKGMAEAVMKGFKPDAVPVYKELASKFGICDRWFASVPASTQPNRMFVHSATSYGQTSNDAIKLIKGFPQKTIFESLDESGFSFGIYYQYPPSTLFFRNLRQMKYLKNFHQFDLHFKKHCEEGKLPNYVVVEQRYFDLLSVPANDDHPSHDVSEGQKFVKEVYEALRSSPQWKEMLLVITYDEHGGFYDHVPTPTTGVPSPDDIVGPEPYHFKFDRLGVRVPTFFVSPWIEPGTVIHRPLGPYPTSEFEHSSIPATVKKIFNLKEFLTKRDAWAATFEGVINRKNPRVDCPVTLPEPVKMRPTEAKETAKLSDFQKELVQMAAVLNGDHKSDMYPHKLVEKMTVAEAAKYVNGAFNKFCDECQRGGIHESEIVELGKQVERPKGRSFIYKFFKCLVCHD
- the LOC105804333 gene encoding non-specific phospholipase C4 isoform X1 encodes the protein MYVYISQPIPNQQRTYKNRTMVSQGSNSASSYPIKTIVILVQENRSFDHMLGWFKSLNPEIDGVTGSESNPISTSDPNSPMVFFKDNSEYVDPDPAHSIQAIYEQVFGHPWSSDLPNPPHEPTMNGFAQNAERTEKGMAEAVMKGFKPDAVPVYKELASKFGICDRWFASVPASTQPNRMFVHSATSYGQTSNDAIKLIKGFPQKTIFESLDESGFSFGIYYQYPPSTLFFRNLRQMKYLKNFHQFDLHFKKHCEEGKLPNYVVVEQRYFDLLSVPANDDHPSHDVSEGQKFVKEVYEALRSSPQWKEMLLVITYDEHGGFYDHVPTPTTGVPSPDDIVGPEPYHFKFDRLGVRVPTFFVSPWIEPGTGKSSESPLLLSFNLGYLDHVCMVMEFAVIHRPLGPYPTSEFEHSSIPATVKKIFNLKEFLTKRDAWAATFEGVINRKNPRVDCPVTLPEPVKMRPTEAKETAKLSDFQKELVQMAAVLNGDHKSDMYPHKLVEKMTVAEAAKYVNGAFNKFCDECQRGGIHESEIVELGKQVERPKGRSFIYKFFKCLVCHD